Genomic window (Gemmatimonadaceae bacterium):
GCCGCTGCACGCGGCAGCGTTCGCGGGCAACCTTGGCGCCGTTCAGGTGCTGCTGCGTCATGGGGCCGATGTCGCGGCGCGCGAGGACAAATGGTGGGGCACGCCGGCCGGCTGGGCGATGCACGCCGGGCATGTCGCGGTACGAGATGCGATTCTCGAGGGACCGATCGACGTCTTCGAGGCCATCGCGTTCGATCGCACTGAGCGCATCGCCGAGATTCTGGCTCGGGATCCGGCGGCGTTGGAGCGTCCGTTCGGCCGCTACGTGACCGGCGACGCGAAACGGCATACGTGGATCGACGTGGCATGGACACCGATCGCGTACGCGGTCGCGAACGGCAAGGCCACGGCAGCGCAGGTGCTGCGGGACCACGGCGCCGACCTGGGTGTGAAGGACAGCGACGGCCATACGTTAGGCGAACTGGCGGCGGCCCGCGGTCACGCCGGGCTCGCGGCAGAGCTGACCCGCGAACCCGCGCGGCTCGCGGTCGCGCAGGGCCGGTCAGGGATCGTCGCCGCCTTTCTCGAGAAGGCCTGTCTCGACTGGCGCACGGGAGGGGACGCGCGTACGCGCGCGATGCACGAGGCCGGGCGACTGCTGGCGGCGCATTCGGAGATCGCGCAGGCAGACATCTTCACCGCGGCCGTGTGCGGCGACGTCGATGGCGTGGCGCGGATGCTCGATGCCGATGCGTCGCTTGCCACGGCGATCGGCGGCCCGCGGAGCTGGCCTCCGATTCTGTACGTGTGCGACGCCCGGCTGCCCCATCCGTGGCCGGCGGGGCGCGGCGTCGAGGTGGCGCGGTTGCTGCTGGATCGCGGCGCCGATGCGAACGCGTTCTACATGGGCGGCAACGCGGACATCCATTACACGGCGCTCACTTGTGTGTTAGGCCGCGGCGAGGAGCAGGCGGCAACGCATCCGGAGGCCCCGGCCCTGGCGCGGCTGCTGTTCGAGCGCGGCGCCGATCCGTTCGATGGCCAGGTGCTGTACAACGTCTTCGCCGATCACGCGTCGCGCCTTCTGTTAGGCGACGACATTGTCTGGCTCCTCGAGCTGATGTACGCGTGTTCGGTGCGGCGCGGACGGTCGGCCGATTGGGCGGACCCGGCGTGGCCCATGCTGTCGATGCGCGGCGCGCCGTCGCTGGGCGACGACGCCCAGGTGTATCACGGCGCGCGCTTCATGCTCGATGCCGCGGTGGACCGCCATCTCCTCGGCCTCGCCGAATGGCTGCTGTCGCACGGCGCTGGACCCGATACGCCGGTTGGGAGTCGGTCTGTGCGCGACGCCAGGGCGACGGCATACGAGGCAGCGATTGCACGAGGTCAGAGCGACCTGGCGCAATTGCTCGTCAAGTACGGAGCGACGCCCGCCCGAGGCCCGATGGACGAGATCGAGGCGCTCACGGAAGCGGCCTTCCGTCTGGATCGCGACCGCGTTGCCGCGATGTTCACCTCGCATCCCGAGTACCGGCGCGAGCCGCGGCCCATGTTCGCGGCGGTTCGCGACGATCGCGCCGATGTGGTGGAGCTGCTGCTCGACCTGGGCGTGTCGCCCGACGTGGCGCATCCGCAGGAGGGCCGAGCTCGACCGTTGCATACCGCGGCCTATCAGGGCGCGGTTCGGAGCGCGTCGCTGCTGCTCGCACGCGGCGCAACCATCGATGCGCGCGAGGAGCGATACCACGCGATTCCGTTGGGCATTGCGTCGTGGGCTCAGCAGCGCCGGATGGTCGAGCTGTTGGGCGCGGTGAGCCGGGATGTCTGGGCGCTTGTCTACAGCGGGCGCGTGGACCGGCTGCGCGCGGTGTTAGGCGACGAGCCGGGATTGGCGCTTGTCGCGACCGCGAGCGGCGAGACGCCGCTCATGCATTTGCCGGATGATGCGGGGCAGGCGCTCGAGACGGCGCAGGTGCTCGTCGGGCACGGCGCGGATCCGTCACGGCGCGGCGTACACGGTCGCACCGCGGCGGAGATCGCCGATGCGCGCGCGCTCGATACGGTCGCGGCGTTCCTGCGATCGCACGGTGGATAGCGGAGCCGCGCTACCGGTTCGTCTTCGGAACGGGCGCCGTGCGGGCGGACGGCTGGGGGCCGTTAGGCCCGATTTTGCCCATCGCCTTGTCGAGCAGGGCCTGCGGGTCGTACACGAAGCCGGCTTTGATGACGAGTTGGACATGACGCGTGTTGGTGATGTCCGTTAACGGATTGCCTTTGATCACGAACATGTCGGCGAACTTGCCCGGCTCGATGGTGCCGAGCAGCGAGCCGACGCCGAGCGCGCGCGCGCCGTTGATGGTGGCCGCTTTGATCGCCGCGGCGTTGGGAATGCCGATCGACACCAGCGTCTGCAGCTCCCGGTGCGACGAGAAGCCGGCGATGTACTCGCCGCGGCTCGGGTTGTCGGTGCCTAACGTAATGATGCCGCCGGCGTCGTAGAATGCCTTGGTCGTGCGGCGCATCGCGGCATAGAGCGAGTCGGCGAGCGGGAACGTGTGGGATGGCGGTTGTCGCCTGGCCCACTCCTGCACGTACGGCGTGAAGAACGTGCGTTCGTCGATCCAGTAGTCGAAGCCGGGTTTGTCGGCGGTGGTGGTGAAGTACACCGGCGCCGTGATGGTCGGATCGAACACCACGTGGTGGCTGATGACGAGGTGGACGATGACCTTGAAGGCGCGTGAGGCTGT
Coding sequences:
- a CDS encoding ankyrin repeat domain-containing protein encodes the protein MDRKLTPQSSLGTLKREAKRWLTALRSNDPDARARFERAHPSAPPNATLRDVQLALAREYGFDGWTALTAALSRRRDHLHAPRDAIVHSLLESALRGDAARVREVLDAHPDVVNERAELQGHTGKRTALHFAVNSGSVAVVDVLLAYGADPNIRDDGDNAMPLHFAAERRSLGIVERLIAHGADPIGAGDYHDLGVIGWATCFGDRRQLAVAEYLLAHGSEHTIFSAVAMGATGAIGRIVGIALGERDRVMDTANRRRRPLHLAVIQRRPESLDALLELGADTEAEDDAGLTPLDQAALSGETAMAERLIAGGARLRLPAALALDRPRDVERLLAQEPDALRPGNRWGRLIVRAAESSSAAVMASLLSHGASVHARDDARTAVDNTHGYTPLHAAAFAGNLGAVQVLLRHGADVAAREDKWWGTPAGWAMHAGHVAVRDAILEGPIDVFEAIAFDRTERIAEILARDPAALERPFGRYVTGDAKRHTWIDVAWTPIAYAVANGKATAAQVLRDHGADLGVKDSDGHTLGELAAARGHAGLAAELTREPARLAVAQGRSGIVAAFLEKACLDWRTGGDARTRAMHEAGRLLAAHSEIAQADIFTAAVCGDVDGVARMLDADASLATAIGGPRSWPPILYVCDARLPHPWPAGRGVEVARLLLDRGADANAFYMGGNADIHYTALTCVLGRGEEQAATHPEAPALARLLFERGADPFDGQVLYNVFADHASRLLLGDDIVWLLELMYACSVRRGRSADWADPAWPMLSMRGAPSLGDDAQVYHGARFMLDAAVDRHLLGLAEWLLSHGAGPDTPVGSRSVRDARATAYEAAIARGQSDLAQLLVKYGATPARGPMDEIEALTEAAFRLDRDRVAAMFTSHPEYRREPRPMFAAVRDDRADVVELLLDLGVSPDVAHPQEGRARPLHTAAYQGAVRSASLLLARGATIDAREERYHAIPLGIASWAQQRRMVELLGAVSRDVWALVYSGRVDRLRAVLGDEPGLALVATASGETPLMHLPDDAGQALETAQVLVGHGADPSRRGVHGRTAAEIADARALDTVAAFLRSHGG